One genomic segment of Pseudomonas sp. RU47 includes these proteins:
- a CDS encoding methyl-accepting chemotaxis protein encodes MTTLQNAAESAHSTSVQNDACAQKGSQVVQQTVQIIQDISRDLNEAAVSIDAVSKQSDIIGTIVQTIRGIADQTNLLALNAAIEAARAGEHGRGFAVVADEVRSLAARTSQATLEIVDVVRKNHDLSLSAVSSMQSSLSRTGLGVELANEAGEVILEIQQGSRHVVDAISQFNETLQLN; translated from the coding sequence ATGACCACTTTGCAGAACGCTGCCGAATCGGCCCACAGCACCTCGGTACAAAACGATGCCTGCGCGCAAAAAGGCTCACAAGTCGTGCAGCAAACCGTGCAGATCATTCAGGACATCTCCCGCGACCTCAACGAAGCTGCCGTGAGCATCGATGCGGTGAGCAAGCAATCGGACATCATCGGCACCATCGTTCAGACCATTCGCGGGATTGCCGACCAGACCAATTTGTTGGCGCTTAACGCGGCGATTGAAGCAGCGCGGGCCGGTGAACACGGGCGCGGATTTGCGGTAGTGGCGGATGAGGTGCGTAGCCTCGCGGCGCGGACCAGTCAGGCGACCCTGGAAATTGTCGATGTGGTGCGCAAGAACCATGACCTGTCGCTGAGTGCGGTGTCGAGTATGCAATCGAGCCTAAGTCGTACCGGGCTTGGCGTGGAGCTGGCGAATGAAGCGGGGGAGGTGATTCTGGAGATTCAGCAGGGATCGCGGCATGTGGTGGATGCGATCAGCCAGTTCAATGAAACCCTGCAACTGAACTGA